One region of Camelina sativa cultivar DH55 chromosome 6, Cs, whole genome shotgun sequence genomic DNA includes:
- the LOC104793501 gene encoding AT-hook motif nuclear-localized protein 22, with translation MDQVSRSLPPPFLSRDLHLHPHHQFQHQQQQQQQNHGHEIDQHRIGGLKRDRDAEIDPNEHSSAGKDQNTPGSGGESGGGGGGDNHITRRPRGRPAGSKNKPKPPIIITRDSANALKSHVMEVANGCDVMESVTVFARRRQRGICVLSGNGAVTNVTIRQPASVPGGGSSVVNLHGRFEILSLSGSFLPPPAPPAASGLTIYLAGGQGQVVGGSVVGPLMASGPVVIMAASFGNAAYERLPLEEDDQEEQTAGAVANNIDGNAAMGGGTQTPTQTQNQMQQQQQQQLMQDPTSFIQGLPPNLMNSVQLPAEAYWGTPRPSF, from the coding sequence ATGGATCAGGTCTCTcgctctcttcctcctccttttcTCTCAAGAGATCTCCATCTTCACCCACACCATCAATTCcagcatcagcagcagcagcagcaacagaacCACGGCCACGAGATCGACCAGCACCGAATAGGCGGGCTAAAACGTGACAGAGACGCTGAGATCGATCCCAACGAGCACTCTTCTGCCGGGAAAGATCAAAACACTCCGGGCTCAGGCGGAGAAAGCGGCGGAGGCGGAGGAGGTGATAATCATATCACGAGAAGACCACGTGGCAGACCAGCGGGGTCcaagaacaaaccaaaaccaccaATCATCATTACTCGGGACAGCGCAAACGCTCTCAAATCTCATGTCATGGAAGTTGCAAACGGATGTGACGTCATGGAGAGCGTCACCGTCTTTGCTCGCCGTCGCCAACGTGGCATCTGCGTTCTTAGCGGAAACGGTGCCGTTACGAACGTCACCATAAGACAACCGGCTTCAGTACCTGGTGGTGGCTCATCAGTCGTTAACTTACATGGACGTTTCGAGATTCTTTCTCTCTCGGGATCTTTCCTTCCTCCACCGGCTCCACCAGCTGCGTCAGGTCTAACGATTTACTTAGCCGGTGGTCAAGGACAGGTCGTTGGAGGAAGCGTGGTTGGTCCACTCATGGCTTCAGGACCTGTGGTGATTATGGCAGCTTCCTTTGGGAACGCTGCGTATGAGAGGTTGCCGTTAGaggaagatgatcaagaagagcAAACGGCTGGAGCGGTTGCTAATAATATCGATGGAAACGCAGCGATGGGTGGTGGGACGCAAACGCCAACGCAGACTCAGAATCagatgcagcagcagcagcaacaacagttGATGCAAGATCCGACGTCGTTTATACAAGGGTTGCCTCCTAATCTTATGAATTCTGTTCAGTTGCCAGCTGAAGCTTATTGGGGAACTCCGAGACCATCTTTCTAA
- the LOC104699457 gene encoding LOB domain-containing protein 18-like, translated as MVFGASNVSKLLLHIPVHRRSDAVVTICYEAQARIRDPIYGCVAHIFALQQQVVNLQAEVSYLQAHLASLELPQPQTRPQPLSQQQPLFFAPPPPFSVTEPASVSPLPSTYDLASIFDQNTPSSAWATQQRRFVDPRQQYGVPSSSSSAAAIGLGGENSDLHALAHELLHRQGSPPPAATDDSPSRSMSR; from the exons ATGG TGTTCGGAGCCAGTAACGTCTCGAAGCTTCTTTTGCACATACCAGTTCATCGAAGGTCCGATGCTGTCGTAACTATTTGCTATGAAGCTCAGGCTCGGATAAGGGACCCTATCTATGGTTGCGTCGCTCACATCTTTGCTCTTCAGCAACAG GTGGTGAATCTACAAGCAGAAGTTTCTTACTTACAAGCCCATTTGGCATCACTAGAGCTACCTCAACCACAAACGCGGCCACAGCCTCTATCGCAGCAGCAACCGCTCTTTTTCGCACCTCCTCCGCCTTTCTCCGTAACCGAACCTGCATCAGTCTCACCCTTACCCTCGACCTACGATCTAGCCTCCATCTTCGATCAAAATACACCGTCTTCGGCATGGGCCACACAACAGCGAAGGTTCGTTGATCCACGCCAGCAATACGGTGTACCATCGTCATCTTCGTCCGCTGCCGCCATAGGGCTCGGTGGTGAAAACAGTGACCTTCATGCATTAGCACATGAACTCCTCCATAGACAAGGATCTCCTCCGCCAGCAGCCACCGACGATTCGCCGTCTCGGTCTATGTCTAGATGA